A window from Candidatus Rokuibacteriota bacterium encodes these proteins:
- a CDS encoding glucose 1-dehydrogenase codes for MGRLDGRVAVITGGANGIGRDTVLRFLDEGAHVVIADLNVPGAEAVLKVAAEKGQRDAIRFVRTDVAREGDVEAMVRCAVDAFGRLDCVFNNAGIGGAFGPITETRVDEWDYTLAVLLRGVFLGMKHGARAMNAQGQGGSIISTSSIAGFAGGGGAHCYSAAKAAIINLTRSVAVELAPHRIRVNAIAPGPLLTDLFHKGNPAAAEQAILEKQPWPDAGRGTDVAGVALFLASSDAGFITGETIVVDGGLLARGPAIFGAGADSPLLKAASLDKGSTGEPSEVRRIGP; via the coding sequence ATGGGAAGACTCGACGGCAGGGTTGCAGTGATCACCGGCGGTGCCAACGGCATCGGCCGCGACACCGTGCTGCGCTTCCTCGACGAGGGCGCGCACGTGGTCATCGCCGACCTGAACGTGCCCGGTGCCGAGGCCGTGCTGAAGGTCGCGGCGGAGAAGGGACAGCGGGATGCCATCCGCTTCGTGAGGACCGACGTCGCCCGCGAGGGGGACGTCGAGGCGATGGTCCGGTGCGCGGTCGATGCGTTCGGGCGCCTGGACTGCGTCTTCAACAACGCCGGGATCGGCGGCGCCTTCGGCCCGATCACCGAGACGCGGGTCGATGAGTGGGACTACACGCTGGCCGTGTTGCTCCGGGGCGTCTTCCTGGGTATGAAGCACGGCGCGCGCGCCATGAATGCGCAGGGCCAGGGTGGCTCGATCATCTCGACCTCCTCGATCGCCGGCTTCGCGGGCGGCGGCGGGGCCCACTGCTACTCGGCCGCGAAGGCGGCGATCATCAACCTGACGCGGAGCGTGGCCGTCGAGCTCGCGCCGCACCGGATTCGCGTCAACGCCATCGCCCCGGGCCCGCTGCTGACCGACCTGTTCCACAAGGGGAACCCGGCCGCCGCCGAGCAGGCGATCCTCGAGAAGCAGCCTTGGCCGGACGCCGGCCGCGGCACCGACGTCGCCGGCGTCGCGCTCTTCCTGGCGTCGTCGGACGCAGGCTTCATCACCGGCGAGACGATCGTGGTGGACGGGGGGCTCTTGGCGCGCGGCCCCGCCATCTTCGGCGCTGGCGCCGACAGTCCGCTCCTCAAGGCCGCCAGTCTCGACAAGGGCTCCACAGGAGAGCCCTCGGAGGTGCGCCGGATT